From a single Marinobacter sp. THAF197a genomic region:
- a CDS encoding glycosyltransferase family 2 protein: MKLPLSVYYITLNEEERLPESLEKVKDWADEIIVVDSGSTDRTCELAEAAGARVVYREWEGFASQKAYAASLCANDWVLDLDADEVLSDTLVRNIKQLFSKPISPDIAGYRMRWVLSSPNPRHPFRHDKSKKILRLYNRKRAAIHAEKHSNDDRPRVHTGKVLELNGDVLHRTLISLEQMERKYTQLSSEQARFLCEKGRRISTPRLMVEFPLKFLKYYLIHRQVLNGWFGFSVSVVAANRNFMRLAKARELQMLEGISRSGGEER, from the coding sequence ATGAAACTGCCGTTATCGGTTTACTACATCACGTTGAATGAAGAGGAGAGGCTGCCGGAATCTCTTGAGAAGGTGAAGGACTGGGCTGATGAAATCATCGTTGTTGATTCGGGTAGCACAGACCGAACCTGTGAGCTGGCAGAGGCCGCGGGCGCCCGAGTGGTTTATCGGGAATGGGAAGGCTTTGCGAGCCAGAAGGCCTATGCCGCCAGCCTGTGTGCGAACGACTGGGTGCTTGATCTGGATGCTGATGAAGTGCTTTCCGATACCCTGGTACGAAACATCAAGCAGCTGTTTTCCAAGCCGATCTCTCCGGATATCGCAGGCTATCGTATGCGTTGGGTTTTGTCGTCCCCCAACCCGAGGCACCCTTTTCGGCACGACAAGTCCAAGAAGATCCTGCGGCTCTACAATCGGAAACGGGCTGCGATCCATGCGGAAAAACACAGTAACGATGACCGGCCTAGAGTGCATACAGGTAAAGTGTTGGAGCTCAACGGCGATGTTTTGCACAGGACCTTGATCTCTCTGGAGCAGATGGAAAGAAAATACACTCAACTGTCCAGCGAGCAGGCCCGGTTCCTGTGTGAGAAGGGCCGCCGAATTTCGACCCCCCGCCTGATGGTCGAATTTCCTTTGAAGTTTCTCAAGTATTACCTGATTCACCGCCAGGTATTGAATGGCTGGTTCGGGTTCAGTGTTTCGGTAGTGGCCGCAAACCGTAATTTCATGCGATTGGCGAAGGCAAGGGAATTGCAAATGCTCGAGGGAATCAGTCGTTCCGGTGGTGAGGAGCGGTAA
- a CDS encoding glycosyltransferase, whose amino-acid sequence MKVALILATPSTAWGGMEKHVADLAEALTSLGHEVHIVAHPDYRTHFPFAEFHPCPMKLSRNNPWLRWCVSRILKRVSPDIAHAHGNKAALILGRLPHQTWQTVATIHGSKSNLRPFLVLDKVIAVSRSIYEGLSHPSRHLIYNGIRKEFPDSPHGNYPLPEATNVIAAGRLEPVKGFDMLVQAWSLIHKRFPTAHLTLFGDGSEAGNLHRLIDDEGLRHSVTMAGHQTTLASALSNADLMVLSSRREGFPYVLIEALIARLPVVSTPVSGSIDLLPENALARDISAPAIADVISKALAGLDRLRESEQSAFDYAQTHLTLRGMAEATVRVYQAE is encoded by the coding sequence TTGAAGGTCGCCCTGATACTCGCAACGCCTAGTACTGCCTGGGGTGGCATGGAAAAACATGTGGCGGACCTGGCAGAAGCCCTCACGAGCCTCGGACATGAGGTGCACATAGTCGCCCATCCCGACTACCGCACGCACTTCCCATTCGCCGAGTTTCACCCGTGCCCAATGAAGCTGAGCCGAAACAACCCTTGGCTTCGCTGGTGCGTTTCCCGGATATTGAAGCGGGTTTCTCCCGATATCGCCCACGCCCACGGCAATAAAGCCGCCCTCATACTGGGCAGGTTGCCTCATCAGACCTGGCAAACCGTAGCCACGATTCACGGCAGCAAATCAAACCTTCGCCCGTTCCTTGTGCTGGACAAAGTCATCGCCGTAAGCCGGTCAATCTATGAGGGCCTGAGTCACCCGTCCCGTCATCTGATTTACAATGGAATCCGGAAGGAATTCCCGGATTCGCCCCATGGCAACTATCCACTCCCCGAAGCAACAAACGTCATTGCTGCCGGGAGACTGGAGCCAGTAAAGGGGTTCGACATGCTCGTTCAGGCCTGGAGCCTGATCCATAAGCGCTTTCCGACGGCACACCTAACACTGTTTGGTGACGGCTCTGAAGCCGGAAACCTGCATCGGCTGATTGACGATGAAGGCCTAAGACATTCGGTGACGATGGCAGGGCACCAAACAACGCTGGCATCGGCATTGTCCAATGCAGACTTGATGGTTCTCAGCTCAAGGCGGGAGGGATTCCCTTACGTATTGATAGAAGCCTTGATCGCGCGACTGCCGGTTGTCTCAACCCCGGTTTCCGGTAGTATCGACCTGCTTCCCGAAAACGCGCTCGCCAGGGACATTTCCGCGCCGGCTATCGCCGACGTCATCTCCAAGGCACTTGCCGGTCTGGATAGGCTCCGGGAATCAGAGCAGTCAGCCTTTGACTATGCGCAGACTCATCTCACGCTCAGGGGCATGGCCGAGGCAACCGTCAGAGTATATCAAGCCGAATAG
- a CDS encoding glycosyltransferase family 4 protein, whose product MKILQALPALYSGGVERGTVEFAAELVKRGHQSYVVSNGGPMAEQVRGQGSIHIHMPIHRKTPASFGQILPMRKLLQELQPDIVHVRSRMPAWIIHLALKTLPADHQPAVVSTFHGMYSVNPYSAIMTRADQIIAVSNCVRDYVLKNFEVAEHKLTVIQRGVDIDAFRNRAINDQWLDILLSRFPQLAGKKIIMMPGRISRWKGQLDYLEAMARIVRQRPDCHGIIVGGAEPGKERFLQELEKERSRLGLTDKVTFLGQRNDMTNLYLFADVVCHMSTKPEPFGRTVTEALASGTPVVAYNRGGAAETLQACFRDGLVTPDDTGAFASAVLGLLDKPRPEIELPERFLLRAQTEATLRVYQQALNGRPD is encoded by the coding sequence ATGAAGATTCTCCAGGCTCTTCCGGCACTCTACAGTGGCGGCGTGGAGCGAGGCACCGTGGAGTTCGCCGCAGAACTGGTCAAGCGTGGTCATCAATCCTATGTAGTTTCCAACGGCGGCCCGATGGCGGAACAGGTTCGTGGCCAGGGGTCAATCCATATCCACATGCCCATCCACCGGAAAACGCCAGCGTCTTTCGGGCAGATCCTGCCCATGCGCAAGCTGTTACAGGAGCTGCAGCCTGACATTGTTCATGTCCGCTCCCGAATGCCCGCCTGGATTATCCACCTGGCCCTGAAGACTCTGCCTGCCGACCACCAGCCCGCCGTTGTCTCGACCTTTCACGGTATGTATTCCGTCAATCCCTACAGCGCCATCATGACAAGGGCGGACCAGATCATTGCCGTCTCCAATTGCGTGCGGGATTACGTGTTGAAGAATTTCGAGGTAGCGGAACACAAGCTGACGGTGATCCAGCGCGGCGTCGACATCGACGCCTTCCGCAACCGCGCCATAAATGATCAGTGGCTGGACATTCTCCTGTCCCGCTTCCCCCAACTGGCCGGCAAGAAAATCATTATGATGCCCGGCCGCATCTCCCGCTGGAAAGGCCAGCTGGACTACCTTGAAGCCATGGCCCGCATTGTCCGCCAGCGGCCGGATTGTCACGGCATCATCGTAGGCGGGGCCGAACCGGGAAAAGAACGATTCCTGCAGGAGCTTGAAAAAGAGCGCAGCCGGCTGGGCCTGACCGATAAAGTCACATTCCTTGGCCAGCGCAACGACATGACCAACCTGTATCTGTTCGCCGATGTGGTTTGCCACATGTCCACCAAGCCAGAACCCTTTGGGCGGACAGTAACCGAAGCCCTGGCGTCCGGCACGCCAGTGGTGGCCTACAACCGGGGCGGTGCGGCGGAAACGCTGCAGGCATGCTTTCGGGACGGACTGGTGACGCCGGATGATACCGGGGCGTTTGCCAGTGCGGTGTTGGGGCTGCTGGATAAACCCCGGCCGGAGATTGAGTTGCCAGAGCGGTTTTTGTTGAGGGCGCAGACGGAGGCGACGCTTCGGGTATACCAGCAGGCCCTGAACGGGAGGCCCGATTGA
- a CDS encoding mitochondrial fission ELM1 family protein, which translates to MSNHSQAPVVWLLTDNKPGHKNQLKGLGNRLRVLTGAALYWVSAEEYPVPLWRALLGVAPAMDTALPKPDLMVAAGTGTHRLLLALRRLGKAKTLVLMKPAFPLGWVDGAIIPAHDEVKPANNILHTEGVINTITPLARLTSKPEALILVGGRSEHFDWDDDAILSQVSDLIARYPQWRWTITDSRRTPETTSERLAELQSPKISVVHHTRTHDDWLSHQLAASRAVWVTPDSISMVCEAATSGVPTGLLNLNARANSRVANGVKRLTERGLIAHWADHASVMAEQAERHERLWEADRAARWVAGNYLAAFQKSGKEARQ; encoded by the coding sequence GTGAGCAATCACTCACAAGCACCGGTTGTCTGGCTGTTAACTGACAACAAGCCCGGCCACAAAAACCAACTCAAGGGGCTGGGCAATCGCCTGCGGGTGCTGACTGGCGCGGCGCTCTACTGGGTCAGTGCCGAAGAATACCCGGTACCTCTTTGGCGAGCCCTTCTGGGTGTGGCCCCTGCCATGGATACGGCACTGCCCAAACCAGACCTGATGGTCGCCGCAGGCACCGGCACTCACCGTTTATTACTGGCACTTCGGCGCCTGGGCAAGGCCAAAACCCTCGTACTGATGAAACCGGCCTTCCCACTGGGCTGGGTAGATGGCGCGATTATCCCGGCCCATGACGAGGTAAAGCCTGCTAACAACATCCTGCACACCGAAGGCGTGATCAACACCATCACACCCCTCGCCCGGCTAACCAGCAAACCGGAAGCCCTGATCCTGGTGGGTGGGCGCTCGGAACATTTCGATTGGGACGACGATGCCATTCTGAGCCAGGTAAGCGACCTGATAGCCCGCTACCCTCAGTGGCGCTGGACCATCACCGATTCCCGCCGCACGCCGGAAACGACCAGCGAGCGACTGGCCGAATTGCAGAGCCCGAAAATCTCCGTAGTGCATCACACCCGTACCCACGACGACTGGCTCAGCCACCAGCTCGCTGCTTCCCGCGCGGTCTGGGTAACGCCGGACAGCATTTCCATGGTGTGCGAAGCCGCCACTTCCGGCGTGCCCACCGGCCTGCTGAACCTGAATGCGCGTGCCAACAGCCGCGTGGCGAACGGAGTAAAACGCCTGACAGAGCGGGGGCTGATTGCCCACTGGGCAGACCATGCCAGCGTGATGGCCGAACAGGCAGAAAGGCATGAACGCCTCTGGGAAGCCGACCGGGCCGCCCGATGGGTGGCGGGTAACTATTTGGCTGCTTTTCAAAAATCAGGAAAGGAGGCCAGACAATGA
- the lpxL gene encoding LpxL/LpxP family Kdo(2)-lipid IV(A) lauroyl/palmitoleoyl acyltransferase — translation MKKKYRKLPRNTDYSAYRHPRWWPTWLGIGVMWLVAQLPIRFQWWLGKMVGLLAWKLAKSRRHITEVNIRLCFPELNEQQQTALVRNAFIANGIGLMELGIAWFRNPAKLTGMTRIHGIEHFEKALEAGKGVLLLGGHYSTLDLGGSLVTEYIEADVMQRDHNNPLMNAVMTRARGRRYGTVLGARDLRGLFRSLKKNRAVWYATDQDYGRKDIVFAPFFGIPTGTITATSRIAERSGCKVVPFSHFRRDDKPGYDIYFHPALENFPSGDDLDDATRTNAVIEQEIRKAPDQYLWMHRRFKTRPDREDPGFYGRKRKE, via the coding sequence TTGAAAAAGAAGTACCGCAAACTTCCAAGGAATACCGACTATTCAGCTTACCGTCATCCTCGCTGGTGGCCAACCTGGCTGGGTATTGGCGTGATGTGGCTGGTTGCCCAACTGCCCATCCGGTTTCAATGGTGGCTGGGCAAGATGGTGGGATTGCTCGCCTGGAAACTGGCGAAAAGCCGGCGACACATTACCGAGGTCAACATCCGGCTGTGCTTCCCGGAGCTGAACGAACAGCAACAGACCGCCCTGGTGCGCAACGCATTTATCGCCAATGGTATCGGATTGATGGAGCTCGGCATTGCCTGGTTCCGGAACCCGGCCAAGCTGACCGGCATGACCCGCATTCACGGTATCGAACATTTCGAGAAAGCGCTGGAAGCCGGCAAGGGCGTGCTGCTATTGGGCGGCCATTACAGCACGCTCGACCTGGGTGGCAGCCTGGTCACCGAATACATAGAAGCCGACGTCATGCAGCGTGATCACAACAACCCTTTGATGAATGCCGTGATGACCAGGGCCCGGGGCCGGCGCTATGGCACAGTACTAGGTGCCCGCGACCTGCGCGGCCTGTTCCGTAGCCTCAAGAAAAATCGCGCCGTGTGGTACGCGACAGATCAGGACTACGGCCGCAAGGACATCGTGTTTGCCCCGTTCTTCGGCATTCCCACCGGTACCATCACAGCCACTTCGCGAATTGCTGAACGCAGCGGCTGCAAAGTCGTGCCCTTCAGCCATTTTCGCCGCGATGACAAGCCCGGCTATGACATCTATTTCCACCCCGCCCTTGAGAACTTCCCAAGCGGTGACGACCTGGACGACGCAACCCGGACCAACGCCGTTATTGAGCAAGAAATTCGCAAAGCGCCGGACCAATACCTGTGGATGCACCGGCGCTTTAAAACCCGCCCCGACCGAGAAGACCCTGGCTTTTACGGGCGCAAGCGCAAGGAATAA
- the waaA gene encoding lipid IV(A) 3-deoxy-D-manno-octulosonic acid transferase, with protein MFQFIYSLLIRLALPFILIRLWWQGRKAPALRQDWQHRLGRVPSIPGPVIWVHAVSVGETIAAGPMVRRLLARNLGATILMTAMTDTGLTQARKMFGNRVTYAYAPYDTPGAIRRFLRRVNPRILVIMETEIWPNMISQCRRKNVPVFLINARLSERSARGYERVRGLAAPIMKSITWVAAQAEPDAERFRRIGVAASHVEVTGSVKFDVDIPEDVRLASESFRTTLGPRPVWIAGSTHCGEDEQLLQAHRLVLAGHPDALLIIVPRHPERFDAVAVMAQELGFQVARRSQGQSASGAQVYLADTMGELMMLYGASDLAFVGGSLIERGGHNPLEPAAWGIPVFSGPHVFNFETIYERLLADQGVQLVQGADDLARAINLLFANPVERKAYGERALAVVNKNRGALDRVVEGIIERL; from the coding sequence GTGTTCCAGTTTATCTATTCCCTGCTGATTCGCCTGGCGCTGCCGTTTATTCTCATCCGGCTTTGGTGGCAGGGCCGCAAGGCGCCGGCGCTCAGGCAGGACTGGCAGCATCGCCTGGGCCGTGTGCCTTCCATACCCGGGCCCGTCATCTGGGTGCATGCGGTCTCCGTGGGCGAGACCATCGCCGCCGGCCCCATGGTGCGTCGACTGCTGGCGCGCAATCTCGGTGCCACCATTCTGATGACCGCCATGACCGACACCGGCCTTACCCAGGCCCGGAAAATGTTCGGTAACAGGGTAACCTATGCCTACGCGCCATACGACACACCGGGTGCCATCCGTCGATTTCTGAGGCGGGTCAATCCCCGCATTCTGGTCATCATGGAAACCGAGATCTGGCCCAATATGATCAGCCAGTGCCGCCGCAAAAACGTGCCGGTGTTTCTGATCAACGCCCGGCTGTCGGAGCGCTCGGCCCGGGGCTACGAGCGGGTCAGGGGGCTGGCGGCGCCGATCATGAAAAGTATCACCTGGGTGGCTGCCCAGGCAGAACCTGATGCAGAACGCTTTCGTCGAATTGGGGTTGCGGCAAGCCACGTCGAGGTGACGGGCAGTGTGAAGTTCGATGTCGACATCCCGGAGGATGTCCGGCTTGCCTCTGAAAGTTTTCGTACCACACTTGGCCCACGTCCGGTCTGGATCGCCGGCAGCACACACTGTGGCGAGGATGAACAGCTGCTTCAGGCTCACCGATTGGTGCTTGCGGGACACCCTGATGCCCTGTTGATTATTGTGCCGCGCCACCCGGAACGCTTTGACGCCGTGGCGGTCATGGCACAGGAGTTGGGCTTTCAGGTTGCACGGCGATCTCAGGGGCAGAGTGCCTCGGGCGCGCAGGTTTATCTGGCCGATACCATGGGGGAGCTGATGATGCTCTACGGAGCCAGCGACCTTGCCTTTGTGGGTGGTTCACTGATCGAACGGGGCGGTCACAATCCGCTAGAGCCGGCAGCCTGGGGTATCCCTGTGTTTTCCGGGCCTCATGTGTTCAATTTCGAGACCATCTACGAACGGTTGTTGGCAGACCAGGGGGTGCAGTTGGTTCAGGGGGCAGACGACCTGGCTCGGGCGATCAATCTATTGTTTGCCAACCCGGTGGAACGCAAAGCCTATGGAGAGCGGGCGCTGGCGGTGGTTAACAAAAACCGGGGCGCATTAGACCGGGTGGTTGAGGGGATTATAGAAAGGCTGTGA
- a CDS encoding TolC family outer membrane protein: protein MKKRLLPGLITLLAAQPAFSLDLMETYEKALSYDSGIASALAQFQAQQAASDVSRSTLLPQVGAFAEANHTDFDAKNGPGDSYKALNYGVRLSQPVFRADSWFRYDASQFQTEAAQAQYNLAQQQLILDVATAYFNVLRAQDTVTTARATEAAIQRQYEQAQERFDVGLIAITEVYEARASYDDSKSQRIAAENQLNVAREQLARLTGEYAEDLENLRENFPLGRPEPMDPSAWENTALEQNWVIQSALYQLNANEANLKVAKSGHLPTLDLFASYGKSELDGAKNTQQEGTQGVIGLELNVPLYMGGGTQAGVRQQRSLVTAAQEDLNTTRRDVRVNTRSLYLTVNNNVETASALEQTIISRRSALDATRAGYDVGTRNIVEVLDAERAYYVALRDYANARYDYVINTLQLKQAAGTLSPQDLIELNNWLSANARGIEALAEEDLTLDDPTQ, encoded by the coding sequence ATGAAGAAACGTCTACTTCCAGGATTGATCACCCTGCTCGCAGCCCAGCCTGCCTTTTCTCTGGATTTGATGGAAACCTACGAGAAGGCGCTATCATACGATTCGGGCATTGCCTCCGCGCTGGCACAATTCCAGGCGCAACAGGCGGCCAGCGATGTCAGCAGGAGCACACTTCTGCCGCAAGTCGGCGCGTTTGCTGAGGCCAACCACACCGATTTCGACGCCAAGAATGGCCCGGGAGACAGCTATAAGGCCCTGAACTACGGCGTTCGGCTGAGCCAACCGGTGTTTCGTGCCGACAGCTGGTTCCGCTACGATGCCAGTCAGTTCCAGACCGAGGCCGCCCAGGCTCAGTACAACCTGGCCCAACAGCAGCTGATACTGGACGTCGCCACCGCTTACTTCAACGTGCTGCGTGCCCAGGATACGGTGACAACCGCACGCGCCACCGAAGCAGCCATTCAGCGGCAATACGAGCAGGCTCAGGAACGCTTTGATGTCGGCCTGATTGCCATCACCGAGGTCTATGAGGCCCGCGCCAGTTACGATGACAGTAAAAGTCAGCGCATCGCCGCTGAAAACCAGCTCAACGTTGCCCGTGAACAACTGGCGCGTTTGACTGGCGAATATGCAGAGGATCTGGAAAACCTGCGCGAGAACTTCCCGCTTGGCCGACCGGAGCCGATGGACCCTTCCGCCTGGGAAAACACCGCGCTCGAGCAGAACTGGGTTATCCAGTCTGCGCTGTATCAGCTGAATGCCAATGAAGCCAACCTGAAGGTTGCGAAATCTGGCCACCTCCCCACGCTTGACCTGTTTGCATCTTATGGCAAGTCTGAACTGGATGGAGCCAAGAATACTCAGCAGGAAGGCACACAAGGCGTGATTGGCCTTGAGCTGAATGTTCCACTCTACATGGGCGGTGGCACACAAGCCGGCGTGCGCCAGCAGCGCTCGCTGGTTACCGCCGCTCAGGAAGACCTGAACACAACGCGCCGGGATGTTCGGGTAAATACACGCAGCCTGTACCTGACCGTAAACAATAACGTTGAAACCGCCTCGGCTCTGGAGCAGACCATCATCTCCCGCCGCAGTGCGCTGGACGCGACCCGTGCCGGTTACGATGTGGGAACCCGGAACATTGTGGAAGTGCTGGATGCCGAGCGGGCGTATTACGTGGCCCTTCGGGATTATGCCAATGCCCGTTACGATTACGTGATCAACACGTTACAGCTGAAACAGGCGGCAGGCACTCTGAGCCCGCAAGACCTGATTGAACTGAACAACTGGCTCAGCGCCAACGCCAGGGGCATCGAAGCTCTGGCAGAAGAAGATCTGACCCTGGACGACCCCACGCAGTAA
- the thiC gene encoding phosphomethylpyrimidine synthase ThiC codes for MTDLPAYLSDSAKVDSAAIKPLPSSRKIYVQGSRPDLRVPMREITVGDTPTEMGGEKNPPVVVYDTSGPYTDPEASIDLRKGLPPVRANWIAERGDVEQLDGYTSEFTRRRMKDPQLDPLRFMDERKPLRAKPGKNVSQMHYARQGIITPEMEYIAIRENMKLQEARENGLLADQHPGQSFGANLPPEITPEFVRDEVARGRAIIPANINHPETEPMIIGRNFLVKINGNIGNSAVTSSIEDEVEKLTWGIRWGSDTVMDLSTGKNIHETREWIIRNSPVPIGTVPIYQALEKVGGVAEDLTWEIFRDTLIEQAEQGVDYFTIHAGVRLHHVPLTAKRTTGIVSRGGSIMAKWCLAHHKESFLYEHFEDICEIMKAYDVSFSLGDGLRPGSIADANDAAQFGELETLGELTKIAWKHDVQCMIEGPGHVPMHLIKENMDKQLECCDEAPFYTLGPLTTDIAPGYDHITSGIGAAMIGWFGCAMLCYVTPKEHLGLPNKDDVKTGIITYKIAAHAADLAKGHSGAQIRDNALSKARFEFRWEDQFNLGLDPDTARAFHDETLPKESAKVAHFCSMCGPKFCSMKISQEVRDYAAEHGIDEVSAIDAGMQAKSREFVESGSKLYDKV; via the coding sequence ATGACGGACTTGCCAGCTTACCTCAGCGACTCCGCGAAAGTGGACTCCGCAGCAATCAAACCATTACCAAGCTCACGAAAAATATACGTGCAGGGTAGCCGACCTGATCTGCGTGTGCCTATGCGGGAAATTACTGTGGGAGACACCCCCACGGAAATGGGCGGCGAAAAGAACCCACCGGTCGTTGTGTACGACACTTCCGGGCCTTACACCGACCCTGAGGCCTCCATTGACCTGAGAAAAGGCCTGCCGCCGGTTCGCGCCAACTGGATCGCCGAGAGGGGCGATGTGGAGCAGCTGGACGGTTACACCTCCGAATTCACCCGTCGCCGGATGAAAGACCCGCAGCTCGACCCGTTGCGTTTTATGGATGAGCGTAAACCCCTGCGAGCGAAGCCGGGTAAAAACGTGTCCCAGATGCACTACGCCCGCCAGGGCATCATCACCCCGGAGATGGAATACATCGCCATCCGAGAGAACATGAAATTGCAGGAAGCCCGCGAAAATGGTCTGCTGGCGGACCAGCACCCAGGCCAGTCTTTCGGTGCCAATCTGCCACCAGAGATCACCCCCGAGTTTGTTCGCGACGAAGTGGCCCGGGGCCGGGCGATTATTCCCGCCAACATCAACCACCCGGAAACAGAGCCGATGATCATCGGCCGTAACTTCCTGGTGAAGATCAACGGTAATATCGGCAACTCGGCGGTCACCTCGTCCATCGAAGACGAAGTCGAGAAACTGACCTGGGGTATCCGCTGGGGTTCCGACACGGTGATGGACCTGTCCACCGGCAAGAATATCCACGAAACCCGCGAGTGGATCATCCGCAACTCTCCGGTGCCCATTGGCACCGTGCCGATCTACCAGGCCCTGGAGAAAGTGGGCGGCGTGGCCGAAGACCTGACCTGGGAAATCTTCCGGGACACGTTAATTGAACAGGCAGAGCAGGGGGTGGATTACTTCACCATCCACGCCGGTGTGCGGCTTCATCACGTGCCGCTGACCGCGAAACGTACCACGGGTATCGTGTCTCGCGGTGGCTCCATCATGGCCAAATGGTGCCTGGCTCACCATAAAGAGAGCTTCCTGTACGAGCACTTCGAAGACATCTGCGAAATCATGAAGGCCTACGACGTGTCCTTCAGCCTCGGCGACGGACTGCGCCCCGGTTCTATCGCGGATGCCAACGACGCCGCCCAGTTCGGCGAACTGGAAACCCTGGGCGAGCTCACCAAAATTGCCTGGAAGCACGACGTCCAGTGCATGATCGAAGGCCCCGGCCATGTACCCATGCACCTGATCAAAGAGAACATGGACAAGCAGCTGGAATGCTGCGATGAAGCGCCGTTCTACACCCTTGGCCCACTGACCACGGATATTGCTCCAGGCTACGACCACATCACTTCCGGAATTGGTGCGGCCATGATTGGCTGGTTCGGCTGCGCCATGCTCTGCTACGTTACCCCGAAGGAGCACCTGGGGCTGCCGAACAAGGATGATGTAAAAACCGGCATCATCACCTACAAAATCGCCGCCCACGCGGCCGATCTGGCCAAGGGCCATTCGGGGGCCCAGATCCGCGATAACGCCTTGTCCAAGGCCCGTTTCGAGTTCCGTTGGGAAGACCAGTTCAACCTCGGCCTGGACCCGGACACCGCCCGCGCTTTCCACGACGAGACCCTGCCCAAGGAATCGGCGAAAGTGGCTCACTTCTGCTCCATGTGTGGGCCGAAGTTCTGTTCCATGAAGATCTCGCAGGAAGTGCGGGATTATGCAGCGGAACACGGCATCGATGAGGTATCGGCGATTGATGCCGGGATGCAGGCCAAATCGCGGGAGTTCGTGGAGTCTGGCTCCAAGCTTTACGACAAGGTTTGA
- a CDS encoding NUDIX domain-containing protein has product MPKPFQFNASDVTVEKRETVFQGFFRMDKLWLTHPRFDGRDMPTFTRELFVRGDATCVLPYDPERDEVVLLEQFRLGALGRNQSPWLLELVAGMNEDGESPEDVAQREGQEEAGLSFSRLEKICDYLVSPGGTTEMIHLYCGQVSTAEAGGVFGVEHEHEDILSHVVSAEECFAMVADGRINNAAAIIAIQWLQLNRDRLRREWRA; this is encoded by the coding sequence ATGCCGAAACCGTTCCAGTTCAACGCCAGCGACGTCACCGTCGAAAAACGCGAAACCGTCTTTCAGGGCTTCTTCCGCATGGACAAGCTCTGGCTGACCCACCCGCGCTTTGACGGCCGCGACATGCCTACCTTCACTCGTGAGCTGTTCGTCCGCGGCGACGCCACTTGCGTGCTCCCCTACGACCCGGAACGGGACGAAGTGGTGCTGCTGGAACAGTTCCGCCTCGGCGCGCTCGGCCGTAACCAGTCGCCCTGGTTGCTGGAGCTCGTGGCCGGCATGAACGAAGACGGCGAAAGCCCGGAAGACGTGGCCCAACGCGAAGGGCAGGAAGAAGCCGGGCTGAGTTTCAGTCGGCTTGAGAAAATTTGCGATTACCTGGTCTCTCCTGGCGGCACCACCGAAATGATTCACCTCTACTGTGGCCAGGTCAGTACGGCCGAGGCGGGTGGAGTTTTCGGCGTGGAGCATGAACATGAAGACATTCTCAGCCACGTGGTCAGCGCCGAAGAGTGCTTTGCCATGGTCGCCGACGGCCGTATTAACAACGCCGCCGCCATCATTGCGATACAGTGGCTGCAACTGAACCGTGACAGGCTGCGCCGGGAGTGGCGGGCATGA
- a CDS encoding DUF1249 domain-containing protein: MTEWVKRPKPYVPDLRQLGALCDGNYQRLRKLRQLEVDGRPVCEFELHRESQYLGRVRIEVLQTAKFTETLLLEQVHNSGRWLNNPQITVRVYHDALMAEVISCYRQRQIAPVNDYPNRFMHHPDEKVQVNGFLADWLDYCLRFGHLPMEHAAWSAGEGCD; encoded by the coding sequence ATGACCGAGTGGGTAAAACGGCCTAAGCCGTATGTGCCGGATCTACGTCAGCTGGGTGCGCTGTGTGATGGCAACTACCAGCGCCTGCGCAAACTGCGCCAGTTGGAGGTTGATGGTAGGCCCGTTTGCGAGTTTGAGCTGCACCGGGAAAGCCAGTATTTGGGCCGGGTGCGCATCGAAGTCCTGCAAACCGCAAAGTTCACTGAAACCCTGCTGCTCGAGCAAGTGCACAACAGTGGCCGGTGGCTGAACAACCCTCAAATAACGGTGCGGGTCTACCATGACGCGCTCATGGCTGAGGTGATCAGTTGCTACCGTCAGCGCCAGATTGCGCCGGTAAACGATTACCCGAACCGGTTTATGCATCATCCTGATGAAAAAGTGCAGGTCAACGGGTTCCTGGCTGATTGGCTGGATTACTGCCTGCGGTTTGGGCACCTGCCTATGGAACACGCCGCCTGGTCTGCGGGCGAAGGCTGCGACTGA